ATTTTTCACTAGATTCTGGTATAGTTCAGCTTTatgaagaacagtttaaaagcaaagtatttcctttcttattaATGGTAAGTTATTAAGCAGTACCTGTCAATATACCTTAAGAGTGAAAGACTGTTGAAATCCATTGTATAGCAATAAGGGAATTGAAGTGTTTGACAAGAATAAATTACAGATGAAGCTATTTATTTGCTGATCCCTTCCTAAATGATATACTACCCTAAAATTACATCTTCAATATTTAGTTCATTCCCTGGGTGAAGTGAGGGAGCTGAAGCTGCCGGGGAGAGAGATAGGAGCGAGAGTTCTTTTTAGATTATACGTGGATCCTGCTAACAGTGGAGAGAAAGAACTTGAGAGCTTTTACTGACAGGAACCCAAGCCTGTCTTTCCACACACTGCTTCCTCCCTTTCCCTAAACTGGCATCACGTCTGCACATTTCCACTGCAAGACTTCTCTGGTACTGAGGTAAAAGATAAACTATACTCACCCTGGGGGAAGGCCCCTGTATTTCCTTTCTGCTCCTGGCTATCTGCTTAGTCATGTTCCATAGCAGACCAGTTAACAACAGTTCTATCCCCAGTATGCAATAGCAAAGCAGTTGTGTGAGCAAAGCGGACACAGTGACCACGCACACAATCCTGTTGCTTCACATAGATATATGTATGGGTAGAGATATACTGTATATACACATTGatttggttttatatatatatataaaataacacCTTGTTTATAAAGCGATATTTAATTGCCACTGgttccctccccccttccctccccccaaaaccaatagtatacaaaatataaaatatcttaaatatttagaaatgctgcaagaaaaaaaatagaactgtatgaaaatatcttttctttttttctgaggttccctccctgccctggggggagggaaagagaaaaagggtaCACGTGTGGTCGGCCTAGTGTGCCTTCAGTCCATAGTTGTTCAGTGGGTAAGAGTAAGCCCTGCCTAATACTATCCGGTCCCGGAGGAGCTTAAATAAGACATAGTAATTGCAGAAGAGGATGAGGGCCATGGAGAGGGTATGGTTCCActtctctgagcgcagcagtgAGTAAAGCTGGTAGCAGACAACGCTGCCTTCAATGAGAATGAGCAGGTTGAGCAGCCGTAACGGGCGGTGGAAAAGGAACTGCAGGAGACAGAAAGGGGAGATCTCTGTCATTCATTGCAGTGGTGAAGTGGGGAGAGGTATGTACAAAATGCTGTCAGTGCTAGTGACCACCCTGCTGGGCAGGAGGAGTGGTTGTACTCCAACCACCACTAGCTACTGCTTAGGGAAAATAGTGTAAGAAACAAGGCATGTAGAAGTGTTATTTTGCTTAATGGGTGAAATAAGCTGTTGGCCAGCTGACACACTTTCCTGTATCTGTGGAAGACATTAACTAGAACTCCCTTAAGAATACGCCTGATCACCACAATGAGACAGCAGTGACAAGGCACCTGTGGCTTCCACCTTGCCCAGACGCCACTGTAAACACTGCATCAGGAAAGCCTCTCTGCTGCAAACTTGTGTTTTGTTCAGCAGCAACAGGCTGTTGTGCAGCACTAAACTCTGTTCCACACGTTCTGCTCTACTGCATCCAGGTTTGggcctcttcttcctcccacagTAGTAATAAagaatggaatcatagaatagttggggttggaaaggaccttaagatcatccacttccaaccccctgccatgggtagaaatgctccaagccctgtccaacctggccttgaatactgccagggatggggcagccatagctttctctgggcaccctgtgccagtgcctcagcaccctcacaaggaagagcgtctgccttagatctaacctgaacttcccctgtttcagtttgaacccatcaccccttgtcctattgctacagtcacggatgaagagtccctttctgGACATGTGAAGCAAGAGAAGAGATACTTGCATAGAAGCGGGCATGGGACACATCTGAAGGCACTGCTACGTTGTAAGGCCCAACTGCTTTATACAGGCACCGGCTGCGTCGCACCAGAACTCCTTGTGGCCATATTGTGTTCTCTGACCAGCTGTGGGGAAAGAATGCCAGAGCATTAGCCATCTGTGACCATGGGTTCACAGACATGGACTGCAGcttgaaaaaaagccaaagcctCTGCCACAAGGACACGTCCCACTGGAAAAGCACAGAGTGGTCACCTCAAGCACACCAGATGGACCCAAGGTGAAAAACTGGCTTCCAGTGCAACAACCCAGCCCACTGCACTGGAGAGGGTCACCCCTTGCCCGAGCTACTTCTCCAGTGGCTAAGAAAAACCTCAACATTTGTTTCTGGGAAGGAACCAGCAGTGATTGAAGGAGCTTAGAGAGCTCTCTAGAGCAGATCTTTCTGTTTCTAGGGAACAGAAAGACCAGCAGAGTTTCACATGGAATGGAGGTGTCCTCAGTAGATAATTACTGCTAGTAGTTGCTTATCTACTAGGATGTACTAagccctccccatccccacacTCACATATGCTGTGGAGCATTGCTGTAGGAACCATGTTCTAGTTTCTGCCACTTGCCAAGATGGGCAGCTGATCTGTGGAGCAGGTCACAGTActtgggaggcagcagctgggtAGTGAGCATGACGAAGGCGTTGATCCACACCATAATGAGGTGCTCACAGGACCAGCGCATGTCATAGTACTGGGTACTCTGCAAAAAGATCACACAAGAACTTGGCACCACTGTCACAAAGCAAAGGGAGGAACGACAATGGACATAGTGCATCCAGCAAACCCACACCACACATTACAGACATGCGCTTTTGGACCGGTGGCTTCAGAAGGTTACAGTTTAGGAAACACTCAAGACTCCCTTCTCCTTGACCTGAAGGAGAAAGGGCAGGGgctgatgctgcagctggtgtatctcttcctccagcagcaggtGACAACAGGATTTGCTTGCCACAGAACTGCCCCAGGAGCACCAATTGCACCAAGACTGCTACATGGGTTGTGGGACTCTGCCCATTTCACTACACCAACTGAAGCTTGTTCAAGTTAGAAAGACAACAGACTGCAAAATACAACTCCCACAGTGACATGAGGTTGCTGGATTTAGCTTGCCAAGCATCCTAGTTGGCTCTGTTTTCTAACAGGCTGACCACCAAAGCCTCTAATCCAAGCACTCGAAAGCCAGGATGGTGGATCTGAGATGGGTAACAAGAGGTTGCCTTTTCTAAGAACACAGCTATCCATCTGCCTAAGACAGGGGTGGGAGGAGGGGAGTTAGTAAGTGGGGTGATGGGACTAGAGGTGCATCACATTTACAGCAATACCTATCCTCCAACCAGGAGCAGTACTAGTGCACTCCGGATGCAGCCATGCTCCGCTATCCGGGCTGCCAAAGGGGAGACAGAGAAAAGGGGAATTAACCAGGAATCTGTCCTGGCAGCAATTCACACAACATTCAGGGGCACAGAGAGAGCCAGGCGAGAGCTACCTTCACAAAACACAGTGGCAGGAATGCCACGTAGTAGGCACTGAAGAGAGAGTTGAAGAGAACTTCCTTGATCCTGCGGTTGAAGTCTGCTTTCAGGCACTCCACCTCATTGCGGATGAGATCTGGGGAAAGGGGGCAACTGTGGGTGGGGATGGACGTGGGGTTATTGAACTGTTCCCTCAGGGACTCCCacagaagagagaggaaatcTTTGGGTTTGACCAGGCTGCTGACAGCTGAAGCCCCATCATCCACCATCTGGTCCTGTACCAAGTAATCACAGTCTGCAGGTaggggctgtgctctgctgtcctggtggaagcagcacagaggaaCGTAGACACCAaatctgcagggagagaaagaaatgaagggCTGAAATGACAGACAACCCAACATAAAGCAGGGGCACCTTCTCAGCAGATGAGGGGAACCCTCACTCCATAAGCTAGTGGCCATCTCTTCTCCCCTGTAAAAGTCTAGAGGCTTCAAAAGAGAAGCTTTCTTAAATCCTATTTGTGAAACCAATGATCCCAATGGCTCAGTCTTTGGTCACAGTAAAGGCCCCTACCATACAAACAGCATGCTGAGGCAATTCCTTCATCAACTCAGTGCTGCCACCTCCTCAGCCACTTTAATGACAAGGTGAGGAACTCAATTACAGCCAACAGCTCTGATTCCCATAGAGGCTCATCCACCCacccccagcagctctgctcccctcACCCTGAAGGTACCAGGCAGCGTCACTCACGGGTAGCCCAGGAAGAGCAGGTTGAGCACTGAATGGCTGCGGAAAAGGTTGACCAAAGTCCAGCAGAGCACCCATCCACAGAGGGTGAGCAGCACCAGGCGCACCATGTAGTGAATCACTGATGTTGCACCCACCTGAGAGGCCTGCAAATGGAGAAGAACCATTCAGCAGCTTGGAATACAAGTGTTAGAACATGAGCAGAGGGGGTGCCTGTGGAGCAGGAGAATGGTGCCAGGAGGCACTGTGAGGGATGAATGGCTGCCCTTTCCCTCCCTGAAGCAGGAGGCTGACCCTCTTACAAAGGTGAACATCTTTGACTTTATTCAGCATTGACAGAATCCAAGATTCAAATAAGCACAAGTTGTGGGGCATGGCTAAAATAGCGTCTGCAAAGtagaaaatacttctgttcCAGTCCCTTATCAGATGATAGTCCAGGAAAGTCTGAGacatttcctcttcctctttccttcagaAGGATCATGCCTCATCATTCACTTCCCTAAAGAACTGGCATGTCACAGTTCTCAGCTGAGGGAGGAGAAGATGGTGCATCCTGGCAACCCCAAAGCTAGATTTCCAGCCCTCATCTACTGGGTGTACAGGCTGCAGTCCATTGAGGAGGCACCACcttggaaaggaaagggagaaagctTGTTTCTATCTCCAGGAGGGAGAAGGTAACTGAACTATCGAAAGGTTCTCAGGGGCTACAGCTCTTAGATGGGATGTGCAAGAAGTTTTATGGAGAATGGGAGcataaatgaaaatgagagGAATCAAGAGATGAAAGGAGAACTTCAGAGATCCCATCTTCTCCATTCACTCATTCGACAGGACACAACGGTTCCTTtatctgtttttaaatgtattgcTTAGCCTTGTGTTGTATTAACCATTTCAGAGGACAGAACTTCCATCTTCCTCAAAAAGACCTTTGTCAAACATACATTTGGCCTGGTTCTGCTCTCACAAACAGAGGGTCTTCAAAATCTGAGGTGGCATGACCAGAGGCCTAGAGTTACTGAGTAACCAGGACGGGAAAAGCAGTTCTATCACCTATTCCTATTTCACTTCAGTGGACTCAGACATCCTCCTCCTGACCTTTCTCCTCTCATCTCCTGTTCGTTCTTGGCTAACTCCCTATTTGTCTTTCTGCTAACTGACTTGCAATTCCCTCAGCCACTTCTCTGCCTGGAGATAGTGAGGTACAATATTGGCCTGCAGGGATAAAGAAGCAAGTGTGAGCATCTCCTTCACCTCCTTCTATCTGCAGAGGCAACCGAGTTACCCAATACTGCAGGACACAAATGGGTTCAAGGAGAAGGCATCCCCAAAAATCTTAGTCCTTCACACCCAGACTTGTTCTGGGGGGAAGAAaccctccagctctccaactTGCAGAACTTTCTGAGGCCACGGATGGTCATGCTCTGCAACCAGTACCAGGGGCAGGAGAGGAAGCCTCCAAGATGGTTATGTTACCTCAGAGATGAGGGCCCACACCAGCCTCCGCGCCAGCATCACTGTGATGAACGCCGCCAGGTGATAGTCAATGAGGTGAAAGttctgaaggaggaaagaaaaaagggtctTCACCAGGGGAAGGGGCTCTGGAACCACCCAGCTGGGGTGGGACAGGAAAGCTGCCTGCTTGAGTGCACCAGGACCTCGGGTAAGCGTTCCCCAAGTCTCTCTGTTAGGGATGAGGGAGAACAGATAAACATCGGTAACACAGGAATGTCTCCAGATGTAAGATCTTCCCCACATGGAGGCTCCTTCCCATGGAGAGATTTccactgaaaacaaacccaccctTCAGGCAGGTGTTTTTGTGGTCAAAGAGACATCTTGGACCAGGATTGCAAGTCATCCCTGGAAAAGCCAACGAGCAACCAGAGCAAGGGCAGATGAAATGGAGCCCAGGGCGAGCACACCAGCTCACTTTAGCTCTTGGTCTCAGAAATGGTCTGTGGTGACCAATGTTTCCTGATAATCACGTTGACCTGAGAAATGTCATCTTCATGAGCCATAGATCTGTATCAGAAGTTTAATGTTGGCTCTGGCTTCTTCAAATTAGATATAGTTTTTGGACCCCTTCTGATTTTTCAAGGAAGCTATCAAATGTGTTGTGGCTAGAACAGTTAGCAGAGTGTGAATACTGCCGTTTGGGACTTCAAGGCCATTTTGGGTGAAAAAGAACGCTTGATTTCTGATGGGAACAAATGACCATTAAATCCTTTCGGGTAGGGAGCCTCAAACTACTTTCTGTTTAAAGCAAGCTGTGTCCAGCATGGCAGAGCTGAACTCAAAACCGGTAACGCAACACCAGCACCACCTGCCGGTATAGTTAACTAAGGAACCACCTCACGCTTCCAAGCAGCAAGGACACAATAAAAACTGAAGGACCACTTCAGAGGCCAGCTTCACTCACATGAGGTTTGCTGGCTTAGGTACAGGTCACTGGCATACTGCGCACCTTATTGGGCCAGGAAGAAGACTGAAACTGAGGAGACTGGAAGCTTGACATAAGCTGAGGATCTCTTCCCCAACTCCTCTGCTGCTAATGTGCTGTGAGATCCTAATGAAAACTTGCACCATCTTCCTTCTCTCAGGCTCTGCTTCAGTTTCCACTGTGAAggggcacccacagcagcagacaGCATGCTCCTGGAGTCTCAACTCCATTTCAAACCCTAGGATCTAGCTAGGCCATGCAACGAATGCCCACTGAAGGAGGCCTGCTGGCACTTCTCTCTCACCTTCTGTGTATTTTCTCCCCTGTAAAATGGGGGATGACGTGGTCCTGGCTGATGGGGGTGCATGTGAAATCTCCTTCACTCCCCTAATGTCAAATGTTTGGTGATTCCTGGCCTGAGGAAGCATGAAAAGAAGCTGTGTAATGAAAAAGCACGAGTGATGCTATTTGCTGGGGAACTCACCAATGAGGTGCAGGAAGCAGGGTGATTGTATGGGTACCACCAGACAGTCTTGTAGATGTTGATGTATTGAATGAACAGGGCTACCAGCAGGTAGATGAAGAACAGGAATTCAAAGAGAAGGCTCCCATCCAGCGGCAGCTCAGGGATGCGGCAGTGACGGACAGGCTCTGGAGTGATCAGCGCTGTGATGGGAGGCGCCGAGAGGCTGATGGCACTACCATTCCTGAGGAGACACACAGCACTCACTTGGTAAACATCCTACATCATCTCTACCATTCTGCAGGACAGGGAGTGCTTGAGGTTGTGAATTTGGGACTGGGCATTGCTAGAGGAGAGGTGGCAGCAGTCTCACATTCGTATTTCTGGCAGAAGACTGGTGGTGAGCTTTATCCTAgttcagccaaaaccagcattcAGCATTTTCTCCAGGCAGCAGATTGAGCTGTTGTGGCAGACCAAACTTGTAGATGGAGGAAGTCAAGTACACAGAGTGAGGAAATAACTCCAAGCAACAAGCATTGAGGACTCTGCCAGACTGAGCACTTAATGTTACCTCCCCGTAtcaggaaaggctgagaaagttggggttgttcaacctggagaaggctccagggagactttaTTGCAgactttcagttcttaaaaggggcctataagaaagatggggagagactttttagcagggcgtGTTGTAATAAGATGAGGGGTgatgattttaaactaaaagaggggagatccTTTACACtaagggtggtaaaacactggcacaggttgccaaagagaggtggtggatgccccatccctggagacattcaaggccaggctggttCTGGGCaccctgatctagttgaagatgtccctgctcactgcacgGGGGTTGGGCTAGATGACCTctgaaggttccttccaacccaaacccattctatgatcctatgaatATTCACTCCTCCCACCCATCACTAAGACATTACAGTAGCACCCAGCCTCTTTCTCCAGCACTGCAAAGTGTCCATCGTTCCTCTGCTCACAGTTCCTCTGTGAGGGGTAACTAAAAATGGAACAGAGGAGTTCAGCCACTTCCTAGAGACTGACTTCTCAAGTGTTCTCacacttccttttttcctaGCCTTCAGAGGAGGACAGGACAACTAAAAGCTCCAGCAGACTGAATGGATGGAGGAAGCTCAGACACAAACTCTGCTGTGTCTGACTGCAACCAggacaaacagcacttgcccaggACCCTGAAGCACTGACTCCATGGTCTAAACAGTCACTTGTTGCTCAAGAAGCTATGAGTGTGACATCTGTCCATCTGTCCTAGCCAGAGAAGTCTTTAAAAGCCAAAGCTAAATGGCTTGGATCTCTTTACTCTGTAAGGATGAACTTATACCAGGTTGATCAGGGCCTCAGCATACAGCAGAGCTTCTCTAGTTTGCTAACTTCTGTATGGAAGGAAGTAACACTGGGCCTTTTTAGTCTTCGTGCCAAATGTGGAGATCTAAATGTCACTGTGTGTTCTTTTTTCAGCCTCCAACTTCCTCAGAAAATTGAGAGGAGCTTTGCCAACTGAATTAGTCTCATCTGCAGCCAGCAGGACTAAACCAAAAGACAGGcatcctccagccctgcctttcTATCATGTAGGAAGGGGACTCACAGCTGAGCTCTGATGGGTCACACTGACTCCCTGTAGCATTGCAGACAAGTGAGCAAGAGAGGCAAGAACTCATCACCTGCCAGGACTCACTGCTCTGGCgactgctgcagggaaggacaatCTGAGCATTGTGCCATTCCACCCCTGGCCATTGCGACCATGGTGAGCAGGGAAGGGTGGCCGTGACCACTTCCACAATCCTCCCCACAGGGCTGATTTTAATGCATGAAGTCATGAGAGGGGCCATAAAGGGAATCatggcagcagagctcagggGAGAAGCTGGAAGATGTCTGTCATGCAGGGCATGTTCCTTCTTGGATGGGCCACCTCCTAATGCCACAGCAGAGGGCTCAAGGTTCCCGTTTCTCACTTTAACCACACTCATGCACAGAGTGGATCAAAGCTCCTCAGCTTCTGGTGCCACTACAGGTATCTCCACAAACCCCCCTTTGTCCTCACCTGTTTCTCAGCCCAGCACCGTTCCCGCAGCTCCCGCCAACCAGCGTCTGGAGAGAAGGCAAAGCTGAACGGCTTAGCTGCTGCCGGCTGGGTCCCCTCCTTCCACCGGGCATGACCAGGAACCAAGCCACTTCCAGTGCCTCCCTGAGACCCACTCCACGATCCTGAAGCTTTCCGACGTCTGCAAAGGAGGCAGAAACATCATTTAAGCTGCAAACTTAGTTCACACCCCAACCAAGTGAGTTCATGCAAAAGGAATCCACTCACACACTCAGAGCACTGTGGGGCATCCATCACCACCCTAAAGCACTGTGGTATTTCAGTGGCACCAGATCAGAGCCTCGTTGCATACACTGAATGGATATCACTGACACTGTGTCTTTAAAAGCAGCTGCTTAAATTAGCCATCAGTGCCTGTTTGCACTTCCTGTGGGCTGGAAAGCACAAGGAGCATGGCCAGTGCTGGTGAACACACTACTCTGTGCCTCATGTCAAAAGCAAGCCTGGGAAGAGCCCTCTTCCTGTTCTCGTGCATGGGGCTACTACAGCTTCACAGGTCTTTTAATGACCCAACACACTGACAGGCTCTGGTGCTGGTGGATGATTTGACCCCCTCTGCCAGAGCTCTGAACAGGCTGATCTCCGTGAAGTTAACTGCATGGTTCTGATCAAGAAGCCCAGACATgaggtaatggctttaaactgaaagagggtggaTTTAGATTCGATACAAGGAAGGAGTTCTTCCCTgcaagggtgctgaggcactggcacagggtgcccagagaagctgtggcagccccatccctggcagtgttcaaggccaggttggacagggcttggagcaacctgctctagtggaaggtttccctgccagtggcagggggttggaaccagatgagctttaaggtcccttccaactcaaaccattctaggcTTCTATATGATCCCTTCTGTGCTAAGAAAGCCTGGTAGGAGGTCCACTTAAATGTGGTTCTAGTTAGCAGATTAGTGCAGCAAAACACTCATGTATGCATGTACTTCAACTCATATAGGTAGTCACGTACCCCAGCCCTCAAAAACCAGAAATAAGAAAGTTAAAAGTAAgcctttaaatatttatttgaagtgACACATTTAAATCAGTGAGGTCCTTAAACTGAATGAGTATGAGAGGCTGGGCAGCTCTGAAGATCAGTAACAAAGATGGATTCTCTGGCACAGACTTTATCATTTCCCATATgactgcttttatttccctggTTTCCACATGCCACTGAAGGatttctgcagctggagaagTTGCTGATGGCCAGCAGGCAGAAGAGAGTGTGAATCTGGAAGTCATTCTAACTGCTCGTGCTGTACAGAATCAAGACACTGAGTGAGCATCTCACTGCAAGGCGTCTGGTGTGTCTGGAAACTCATCAGCTGCCCTTTTAGCAAAGTAGCATAGTCAGAACTAAACCAGCATCCAAAAAAGCACCTCTGGCCTTCCAGGAAACTCTGTATCTAGCTTCTGAATTTACAGATGGAACCCATCCCTTCAGAACTCAGTTATCACCTCCTTGAAACCCCTGAGGAATCACAGCTGAGTGTGTGCTCAGTGAGTCACACTGTGCCCATGAGCAGTGTGCAGGAGAACTGGACTCCCTCATAGAATCATCCTTTGGGCTGATTCAAATAACCAATTCTCAGTATTTCCACAAAAATCAAGATGTTTCAAAAGCTGAATGCTTTCCACATAGCCACATGAAGGTCATGCACACCCAAAAAGAGTTGTGAAATGACATGAAAGGAGAGAGCAAACATTGGATAATTTGGGGTTGGAAGCAAAGAATGTGTTTTGGCAGACTTCAAAACTCTCCTAATTCCAATGAGGACACAAGAGAACTGAAGCCCTCcttacctttcttttcctttacctTCTCTTTGTAGTCAAGACTAAAGCTTTCAGAGCAGTTTCTCTAGGATGTTCTAGAATATTAGTTGGGAATATCTGTATTTCATGAATTAaatataaacagaagaaaagtctCCTGTGTACAGCAGATGAGCAGGGGCAGCAACAGACACTGCAGAACTCATTAGAGCATCCAAACACTTTACATCAGCTGctaagatgaagaaaaatattaggaaaacctcTAAAAGGAGCAACTTTCGGAAGCATTTTAAGACAGATTAAGCTATTACAGGCCTGTGGAAGCTAAAACAGTGTGATTCAACCTCCAGGATGTTTCTGATTACAGACGCAATGTGCTGGTGGTCCGATTAGTGCTATTAACAGTGGAAGGTGTTTGATGCCACATTCAGTAATACATGTCAATAATTTAACAGCTCTCATTAGTAGTGTCCCATTAATATTAGTGTTATCCCATTAGTACGCTCCACATGCTCACCCACACAGTCACTTGAACACTGTGCAATTGTACTCCCACTCTCTGGCTTTGCAAACCAGTAAAATGTAGGTTTCTACCACTCAAAAAGAATGCCTGTGGAAAGGAGCCCTCCTGAACATCAGTGCACCATATTTTAACTGCACTTGAATAAGCCCTTTCACAGTGATCTGTGAACATACAGACTGGGCTGTTCCTCaagttttaaataactttaCTTCACTGGAGTTGAATGAAATCAGCTAAATCTTAGAGCAAAATGTGCCTCAGAACCATCCCTgggttgtttgcttttgttttgtaaacCCAGCCACACTGAAGCTCCCCAGATAAAGTGAAACAAAGCAGGGAGATTACAGATCAGTTTGACTCCAAGTCTGCTTGTTTTGGCCTTGAACCAATGAACAACTCTCCTTTTGGAGGAGACAGACATGGGAAAAGCCTCTTAATAGTTTTCAATTAATAAACAAAGGCATGATTCTACTGTAAAAAATATCCTaacatggggggaaaaaaagtgtccATGACCCTTTAGTCCAACAGATAATGTTCCTGTGTGCATCCAAGTCACACAAAGCGTTAATAAAGAGCCTCAGAGCACACTGGGAGTCTACCACGCTCCCTTCTCTGTTTGCAGAGTCCCCACCCCACCAGGAAGCTTATTTTATAGAGTCACAGGCACAAAAACTGAgtaatagaaaagaaaagcttcctgACAAGACTCTTTAGTCCATTAATGTGATTCCACattgttcatagaatcatggaatggtttgtgttggaaaggaccttaagatcattcagttccaaacccctgccatgggcacagacaccttccactagagcaggttgctcctggctttgaacactgccagggatggggcagccacagcttctctgagcaacttgtgccagtgcatggacaccctcacagtgaagaacttcttccttacatctaacctgaacttcccctgtttcagtttgaacccatcaccccatgtcctatcactacagtccctaacgatgagtccctctccaacatccttgcagcccccttcagatactggaaggtgcTCTGAGGTCTTCCCAGTTCACCCATAATTTCACTCAAAATAAGTTGCATACTTGTAGTCCTTCCATCTCCAACACCCCCCAGAAGACAAGCTGCCGAGCTCACAAGATCTTCTCTCTCAGGCCACGTGGGCATCATAACATCACACAAGATGGATCTGTGGAGCTAATATAGAACAGTGGTCCTGTCCTCACAAAGAGAATGGACATGTGTTTGGGCAACTCTTGGGTCCTAGAGAGGGACCACACACAAAACCTTCAGCTGTGACATGGGTATAAGAAGATCCAGGAACGTAATGCATCAGCCCCTCTGATTTCAAATTCTTGCTTTTAAGACTACAGAAAGCACTTGGGCATTTTGTCTGTCTGCACCAACACTCCTCCTCTCCATCAGCTCCCTAGGCAAGAACCACAGCTGTGAGCAA
This Lathamus discolor isolate bLatDis1 chromosome 4, bLatDis1.hap1, whole genome shotgun sequence DNA region includes the following protein-coding sequences:
- the TMEM39A gene encoding transmembrane protein 39A isoform X1; this translates as MPGGRRGPSRQQLSRSALPSLQTLVGGSCGNGAGLRNRNGSAISLSAPPITALITPEPVRHCRIPELPLDGSLLFEFLFFIYLLVALFIQYINIYKTVWWYPYNHPASCTSLNFHLIDYHLAAFITVMLARRLVWALISEASQVGATSVIHYMVRLVLLTLCGWVLCWTLVNLFRSHSVLNLLFLGYPFGVYVPLCCFHQDSRAQPLPADCDYLVQDQMVDDGASAVSSLVKPKDFLSLLWESLREQFNNPTSIPTHSCPLSPDLIRNEVECLKADFNRRIKEVLFNSLFSAYYVAFLPLCFVKSTQYYDMRWSCEHLIMVWINAFVMLTTQLLPPKYCDLLHRSAAHLGKWQKLEHGSYSNAPQHIWSENTIWPQGVLVRRSRCLYKAVGPYNVAVPSDVSHARFYFLFHRPLRLLNLLILIEGSVVCYQLYSLLRSEKWNHTLSMALILFCNYYVLFKLLRDRIVLGRAYSYPLNNYGLKAH
- the TMEM39A gene encoding transmembrane protein 39A isoform X2, which translates into the protein MYVGKLQDRGVGLREALEVAWFLVMPGGRRGPSRQQLSRSALPSLQTLVGGSCGNGAGLRNRNGSAISLSAPPITALITPEPVRHCRIPELPLDGSLLFEFLFFIYLLVALFIQYINIYKTVWWYPYNHPASCTSLNFHLIDYHLAAFITVMLARRLVWALISEASQVGATSVIHYMVRLVLLTLCGWVLCWTLVNLFRSHSVLNLLFLGYPFGVYVPLCCFHQDSRAQPLPADCDYLVQDQMVDDGASAVSSLVKPKDFLSLLWESLREQFNNPTSIPTHSCPLSPDLIRNEVECLKADFNRRIKEVLFNSLFSAYYVAFLPLCFVKSTQYYDMRWSCEHLIMVWINAFVMLTTQLLPPKYCDLLHRSAAHLGKWQKLEHGSYSNAPQHIWSENTIWPQGVLVRRSRCLYKAVGPYNVAVPSDVSHARFYFLFHRPLRLLNLLILIEGSVVCYQLYSLLRSEKWNHTLSMALILFCNYYVLFKLLRDRIVLGRAYSYPLNNYGLKAH
- the TMEM39A gene encoding transmembrane protein 39A isoform X3, translated to MHPHQPGPRHPPFYRGENTQKNFHLIDYHLAAFITVMLARRLVWALISEASQVGATSVIHYMVRLVLLTLCGWVLCWTLVNLFRSHSVLNLLFLGYPFGVYVPLCCFHQDSRAQPLPADCDYLVQDQMVDDGASAVSSLVKPKDFLSLLWESLREQFNNPTSIPTHSCPLSPDLIRNEVECLKADFNRRIKEVLFNSLFSAYYVAFLPLCFVKSTQYYDMRWSCEHLIMVWINAFVMLTTQLLPPKYCDLLHRSAAHLGKWQKLEHGSYSNAPQHIWSENTIWPQGVLVRRSRCLYKAVGPYNVAVPSDVSHARFYFLFHRPLRLLNLLILIEGSVVCYQLYSLLRSEKWNHTLSMALILFCNYYVLFKLLRDRIVLGRAYSYPLNNYGLKAH